Proteins co-encoded in one Pseudophryne corroboree isolate aPseCor3 chromosome 1, aPseCor3.hap2, whole genome shotgun sequence genomic window:
- the LOC134909628 gene encoding la-related protein 6-like, whose translation MASPGYIFPRSPNSICSLPIDVRSHSFNSGHQHRNQESQNDSLDCSDGSFFDMTENLDDDSYDGNCDIPDMKLIRKIVSQVEYYLSDENLSHDAFLLKHVQKNKMGFVSIKLLSSFKKIRSLTRDWRKTLYALQFSDILEVNFEETKVRRKTPVPDCLLGLPPTKLLLAWNLDNERKIPPGKPQKNFLEIATSLFASFGVITSIRILKPGKEVPCDVKKYIFRYPELATKICALVEYENLEGARKAVDAFRMKESSDDDNAFKVIPVSRRGTCKKSSMESDESENADLPDKKLSKKHTKVLRKLQHTTEDPSCYSSSESDSMPASPVLAPRCLSAINFSIPDITFRPNSFSSPRSSPMLVNKCFSQTYHSLSPLATDLGSRVFASPGTSPEIYRRLPEHSNDSGIYSSSPWVQRRKAAAHNLRMENKIHCSPLAVKKMPVSHGLPSGILRLPHGPDGSRGFHNSIGRGKLILRH comes from the exons ATGGCTTCTCCTGGTTATATATTTCCAAGATCTCCAAACAGCATCTGTAGCCTCCCAATTGATGTGCGATCACATTCTTTTAATTCCGGCCatcaacacaggaaccaggagtctCAAAATGATTCCCTAGACTGCTCAGACGG AAGTTTTTTTGACATGACTGAAAATTTGGATGATGACTCCTATGACGGAAACTGTGATATTCCTGATATGAAATTAATCCGCAAGATAGTAAGCCAAGTGGAGTACTACCTATCTGATGAGAACTTGTCCCATGATGCCTTTTTGCTGAAACATGTCCAAAAAAACAAGATGGGTTTTGTAAGCATCAAATTACTCTCTTCCTTCAAAAAG ATTAGGTCCCTGACTCGAGATTGGAGGAAAACCTTGTATGCGCTCCAGTTTTCTGACATATTGGAGGTTAACTTTGAGGAAACAAAAGTGAGGCGAAAAACTCCAGTTCCAGATTGTCTCCTTGGGCTTCCTCCTACCAAATTACTATTGGCCTGGAATCTAGATAATGAAAGGAAAATCCCTCCTGGAAAGCCGCAAAAGAACTTCTTGGAGATTGCTACATCTCTTTTTGCATCATTTGGAGTCATCACTTCCATACGCATCTTAAAACCTGGCAAAGAGGTACCATGtgatgttaaaaaatatatatttcgatATCCTGAACTAGCTACAAAAATCTGTGCACTTGTGGAGTACGAGAACCTAGAGGGAGCCAGAAAAGCAGTAGATGCATTCCGTATGAAGGAAAGTAGTGATGATGATAATGCTTTCAAGGTAATCCCAGTGAGTCGTCGAGGAACATGCAAGAAAAGTAGCATGGAGTCTGATGAAAGCGAAAACGCTGACTTGCCAGATAAAAAGTTATCTAAGAAACATACTAAAGTTCTAAGGAAGTTGCAGCACACCACTGAAGATCCTTCTTGCTACAGCTCATCAGAGTCGGACAGCATGCCAGCTTCCCCAGTTCTGGCACCTCGTTGTCTCTCTGCTATCAATTTTTCAATCCCTGATATTACGTTCAGGCCAAATTCTTTCAGCAGCCCTCGCTCTAGTCCAATGCTAGTAAATAAGTGCTTCTCCCAGACATATCACAGTCTTTCACCCTTGGCCACAGATTTAGGTAGTCGAGTTTTTGCTAGCCCTGGAACAAGTCCAGAAATATATCGTCGGCTTCCAGAACATTCTAATGACAGTGGTATTTATTCTTCCAGCCCTTGGGTGCAGCGACGCAAAGCTGCTGCTCACAATCTACGTATGGAAAACAAGATACACTGTAGCCCTTTGGCAGTGAAGAAGATGCCAGTTTCCCATGGGCTTCCCAGTGGGATACTTCGTCTACCGCATGGGCCAGATGGAAGTAGAGGTTTTCATAACAGCATTGGCAGGGGAAAACTTATACTAAGACATTGA